From one Xiphophorus hellerii strain 12219 chromosome 18, Xiphophorus_hellerii-4.1, whole genome shotgun sequence genomic stretch:
- the slc25a15a gene encoding solute carrier family 25 member 15a — MAPHPVIQALIDFSAGAAGGTACVLSGQPFDTIKVKMQTFPSMYRGFIHCFISSFKQVGLRGLYKGTTPALLANISENAVLFLSYGLCQDTVRLLLRMDKGAELSDVQKASAGSLASIFSSMAICPTELVKCRLQAMHEMEETGKVAKGQRSTVWSVVKTVLRTNGPLGFYQGLTSTIVREIPGYFCFFGAYEVCRTTFAHHMGTDKDSIGILPLMFSGGFGGACLWLVVYPIDCVKSRIQVYSLAGRQEGFMKTFMGIIRTEGFTALYSGLTPTMIRTFPANGALFLAYEFSRKFMMDTVGATSVPLQLQVSDFSPMISTTSSTVEMVTPRKLQISEENVEDKNAGRLECFGWLLVFISLLFIALTFPITLFMCVKIVKEYERAVIFRLGRITDRKPKGPGLFFVLPCTDNFVKVDLRTVSFDIPPQEILTKDSVTVSVDGVVYFRIHCPISAVANVSNAHSSTRLLAQTTLRNVLGTKNLSELLSDREGISVSMQEALDEATDSWGIKVERVEIKDVKLPQQLQRAMAAEAEASREARAKIIAAEGEMNASRALKEAALVIDEAPSALQLRYLQTLNSIAAEKNSTIIFPLPIDMMQSFMQKK; from the exons ATGGCTCCACATCCTGTAATACAGGCACTCATTGACTtttcagcaggagcagcag GTGGTACAGCCTGCGTGCTAAGCGGTCAGCCATTTGACACCATCAAGGTGAAGATGCAGACGTTTCCCAGCATGTACCGTGGCTTCATCCACTGCTTCATTTCAAGTTTCAAACAGGTGGGACTCCGTGGTCTCTACAAAGGCACCACACCAGCCCTCCTGGCCAACATCAGTGAGAATGCGGTGCTCTTCTTGAGTTATGGCCTGTGCCAGGACACTGTCCGTCTTTTGTTAAGGATGGATAAAGGAGCAGAGCTCAG tgATGTCCAAAAAGCTTCTGCAGGGTCTTTAGCTTCCATCTTCTCCTCCATGGCCATTTGCCCCACAGAGCTGGTGAAATGTCGCCTACAGGCCATGCATGAAATGGAGGAGACTGGAAAAGTTGCAAAAGGACAGCGAAG CACCGTCTGGTCTGTGGTTAAGACTGTGCTGAGGACAAATGGTCCTTTGGGTTTCTACCAGGGACTCACCTCAACCATTGTCAGGGAAATACCAGGTTACTTCTGCTTCTTTGGTGCCTACGAAGTATGTCGGACTACATTTGCACACCATATGGGGACAGACAAAGACAGTATAG GCATTCTTCCACTTATGTTCAGCGGTGGATTTGGAGGGGCTTGTCTTTGGCTAGTGGTCTATCCAATAGATTGTGTGAAGTCTAGGATTCAAGTCTACTCTTTAGCTGGGAGGCAAGAGGGTTTCATGAAGACCTTCATGGGTATTATACGCACTGAGG GTTTCACGGCTCTGTACTCTGGTTTGACTCCTACCATGATACGCACCTTCCCTGCCAACGGAGCGCTCTTCCTAGCTTATGAGTTCAGCCGTAAATTTATGATGGACACAGTGGGGGCC ACAAGTGTGCCGCTGCAGCTCCAAGTGTCAGACTTCTCTCCAATGATCTCAACAACATCCAGCACAGTGGAGATGGTTACTCCACGCAAACTTCAGATCAGTGAAGAAAATGTTGAAG ataaaaatgCAGGGAGGTTGGAATGTTTTGGTTGGCTGCTGGTATTTATATCCCTCCTGTTTATAGCGCTAACCTTCCCAATCACGTTGTTTATGTGTGTCAAG ATAGTAAAGGAGTATGAGCGAGCGGTCATTTTCAGACTTGGGCGAATCACCGATCGGAAACCTAAAGGACCAG gcctattttttgttttgccctGCACTGATAACTTTGTGAAAGTTGATCTAAGGACTGTGTCTTTTGATATCCCTCCACAAGAg ATCCTGACCAAAGACTCGGTCACTGTGTCCGTGGATGGAGTTGTCTACTTCCGCATTCACTGTCCCATCTCAGCTGTGGCCAACGTGTCCAATGCACACTCATCCACACGGCTGCTTGCTCAAACCACTCTGAGGAATGTACTTGGCACCAAAAACCTTTCAGAACTACTGTCTGACAGAGAAGGAATTTCAGTGAGCATGCAG GAGGCCCTGGATGAAGCCACCGACTCATGGGGGATCAAGGTGGAGCGTGTGGAGATCAAGGATGTGAAGCTgcctcagcagctgcagagagccATGGCTGCAGAGGCGGAGGCCAGTCGGGAGGCCAGGGCTAAA ATCATTGCTGCAGAAGGTGAGATGAATGCTTCCCGGGCTCTGAAAGAAGCAGCTCTAGTCATCGATGAAGCCCCATCTGCTCTCCAGCTGCGATACCTGCAGACTCTCAATTCCATCGCCGCAGAGAAGAACTCCACCATCATCTTCCCTCTGCCCATAGACATGATGCAGAGTTTCATGCAGAAAAAGTGA